A region from the Candidatus Desulfatibia profunda genome encodes:
- a CDS encoding universal stress protein, translating to MKTILCTTDISEYSNHTIPFGIALAREFSAKLYVCHVIDLPSGVMYGETPIFFMEQQNRIIDYVRQQLEALIGNARVDWEPLVTIGFAAEEINRMAAEKGADLVIAATHGRSGLKRLILGSVTGRLMRILPCPLLIVRGPEHGLSASADEGNWFQRILVGYDFSEDSGLAFQYALSLAQDFQSELHLVHVLEPPVYSDWLTTPLAPADTLQQDLRTLLTEKLAQKIPEQALNWCNPKAILLDGQPHEEITRYAVDNHIDLIVLGVRGRGLVESLLVGSTTDRVARRSPCPVLSVCPKK from the coding sequence ATGAAAACAATTCTTTGCACGACCGATATCTCAGAGTACTCCAATCATACCATACCCTTCGGGATAGCTCTGGCCAGAGAGTTTAGCGCCAAGCTTTATGTCTGCCACGTCATCGATTTGCCCAGCGGTGTCATGTATGGAGAGACCCCGATATTTTTCATGGAGCAGCAGAACCGGATTATTGATTACGTTCGGCAGCAGCTCGAGGCCTTGATCGGTAATGCCCGGGTCGACTGGGAACCTTTGGTCACCATCGGTTTTGCCGCCGAGGAAATAAACCGGATGGCTGCCGAGAAAGGCGCCGACCTGGTGATTGCTGCCACCCATGGGCGGTCGGGTTTGAAAAGACTGATTCTCGGCTCCGTTACCGGGCGTCTCATGCGAATCCTTCCATGTCCGCTGCTGATCGTGCGCGGCCCCGAACACGGGTTATCGGCCTCTGCCGATGAGGGCAACTGGTTTCAACGGATTCTGGTAGGATATGATTTTTCCGAAGATTCAGGCCTGGCATTTCAATATGCCCTGAGCCTGGCGCAGGATTTTCAATCCGAACTGCACCTGGTACACGTCCTTGAGCCGCCGGTTTACTCCGACTGGCTGACAACCCCCTTAGCCCCTGCTGATACTCTTCAGCAGGATTTGCGCACCTTGTTGACGGAAAAACTTGCCCAAAAGATCCCTGAACAAGCATTGAACTGGTGTAATCCGAAAGCCATACTCCTTGACGGTCAACCCCATGAAGAGATTACACGCTATGCCGTTGACAACCATATTGATTTAATCGTTCTCGGGGTTCGGGGTCGCGGCCTGGTAGAGTCCCTGTTGGTAGGATCGACCACGGATCGTGTTGCCCGGCGGTCACCCTGCCCGGTGCTTTCGGTATGCCCCAAAAAGTAA
- a CDS encoding PAS domain S-box protein, with protein sequence MAPNPTHEKPEQTDKIKVSGINIEWRPRHGTCTFENLPAAMLWIDTTLAGLMSGVQAMVGTDRFGLALQAEGRNSVEADWQVISRFSSFRDGFIAIANIAAVAGWGNWRLVSFDDQKKECRFQVKESWEGRYQKSLGVCWGSGMLAGKLAGYCSKLFNTNCWADQTAYIAKGDKYDEFTVGPSERSIEKEIENLLATDEATRADMAVALQTLRKEAEERRRTEEALRESEERYRSLFKNNHSVMLLIDPKNADIVDANPAAVCFYGWSHQELTGKKITDINTLTRKQVFQEMERAQTEQRRHFLFCHRLASGEIRDVEVYSGPIKVHGKKLLYSIVHDITSRKQAETALRESENRFRMLYKESKQREQLYESLLKSTPDAVTIYNLKGETIYINPAFTRIFGFTMEDVLGKRIPFVPESEMKRTLAGIEQVLDGIPVYGFETRRLTKDGRILDITLSSACYHDHEGNAGGIVVMLRDVTEAKKTEKQLQQAQRMEAIGTLAGGIAHDFNNLLMGIQGRTSLMLMDTEFSHPFFEHLKGIEDYIKSAADLTRQLLAFARSGKYEVKPTDLNELVHKSAELFGRTKKEISIHKKYRKGIWSVEVDQSQIEQVMLNLYVNAWQSMPGGGELYLETANVVLDDSIVKPYDLAPGNYVKISVADTGVGMDKATLERIFDPFFTTKEMGRGTGLGLASAYGIIKNHGGIINAYSEKGQGAVFSIYLPASEKKVVKEKELPQEILKGDETILLVDDEKIIIDVAKELLKRIGYKVLIAKSGKAAVELYEANTAEIDMVILDMIMPEMGGGETYDRLKKINPDVKVLLSSGYSIDGQATEILKRGCSGFIQKPFRMKDLSHKLREILDSS encoded by the coding sequence ATGGCCCCTAATCCCACCCATGAAAAACCGGAACAAACCGATAAAATTAAAGTGTCCGGAATTAATATCGAATGGCGTCCCAGGCATGGCACCTGCACCTTTGAAAACTTGCCGGCAGCAATGTTGTGGATTGACACGACTCTTGCAGGGTTGATGTCCGGTGTTCAGGCCATGGTCGGGACGGACCGCTTTGGCCTGGCCCTGCAGGCTGAGGGTCGCAATAGCGTTGAAGCCGACTGGCAGGTTATCTCCAGGTTCTCCAGTTTTAGAGACGGTTTTATCGCCATTGCCAATATCGCCGCCGTGGCCGGCTGGGGAAACTGGCGTCTGGTGTCTTTTGACGACCAAAAGAAAGAATGCCGATTTCAAGTTAAGGAAAGCTGGGAAGGCCGCTATCAGAAATCGTTGGGGGTTTGCTGGGGCAGCGGCATGCTGGCGGGAAAATTGGCGGGTTACTGTTCCAAGCTTTTTAATACCAACTGCTGGGCCGACCAAACTGCATATATCGCCAAGGGGGATAAATATGATGAATTTACAGTGGGGCCTTCGGAGCGCTCCATAGAAAAGGAAATCGAGAATCTGCTGGCAACCGACGAGGCCACGCGGGCCGATATGGCCGTGGCACTGCAAACGCTGCGGAAAGAAGCCGAAGAACGCCGGCGTACCGAGGAGGCCTTAAGAGAGAGTGAAGAACGATACCGGAGCCTGTTCAAGAACAATCACTCCGTCATGCTCCTTATTGATCCGAAAAATGCGGATATCGTCGACGCCAATCCGGCCGCGGTCTGCTTTTACGGCTGGAGCCACCAAGAGCTTACCGGTAAAAAGATTACCGACATCAATACGCTCACCAGAAAACAGGTGTTTCAGGAAATGGAGCGAGCCCAGACGGAACAACGCCGGCACTTCCTTTTCTGTCACCGCTTGGCAAGCGGCGAAATCCGTGACGTCGAAGTATACAGCGGCCCCATCAAGGTGCATGGGAAAAAACTTCTGTATTCGATTGTTCACGATATCACCTCTCGCAAGCAGGCTGAAACCGCACTGCGGGAGTCTGAAAATCGTTTTCGAATGCTCTACAAGGAATCGAAGCAGAGAGAACAATTATACGAGTCTCTTTTAAAATCAACCCCGGATGCAGTAACCATCTATAACCTCAAAGGCGAGACAATTTATATCAATCCGGCCTTCACGCGCATCTTTGGTTTCACCATGGAGGACGTCCTGGGAAAACGCATTCCCTTTGTTCCTGAAAGTGAAATGAAAAGAACATTGGCAGGCATTGAGCAGGTTCTGGACGGAATCCCTGTTTATGGTTTTGAAACCAGGAGACTGACTAAGGACGGCCGGATTCTGGACATCACGTTGAGTTCGGCCTGCTATCATGATCATGAAGGCAATGCCGGCGGAATCGTCGTAATGCTAAGGGATGTAACCGAGGCCAAGAAGACCGAAAAACAACTCCAGCAAGCCCAAAGGATGGAAGCCATCGGCACCCTTGCCGGCGGTATAGCCCATGACTTTAACAACCTTCTAATGGGTATCCAGGGGCGCACCTCTTTGATGCTGATGGATACGGAGTTTTCTCACCCTTTTTTTGAACATCTCAAAGGGATAGAGGACTATATTAAAAGTGCGGCCGATCTGACCAGGCAGCTTCTGGCGTTTGCCAGAAGCGGAAAATATGAGGTCAAACCGACCGACCTGAACGAGCTTGTCCATAAAAGCGCTGAACTGTTCGGACGCACCAAAAAAGAGATCTCCATCCATAAAAAATACCGGAAGGGCATCTGGAGCGTTGAAGTGGATCAGAGCCAGATCGAGCAGGTGATGCTGAATCTGTACGTCAATGCCTGGCAATCGATGCCCGGCGGTGGGGAATTATATCTTGAAACCGCAAATGTCGTGCTTGACGACAGCATTGTAAAGCCTTATGACCTTGCGCCCGGCAACTATGTAAAAATATCCGTTGCCGACACCGGCGTCGGTATGGACAAGGCCACTTTGGAAAGAATCTTCGATCCCTTCTTTACCACCAAGGAGATGGGCAGGGGTACCGGCTTGGGGCTGGCTTCGGCCTATGGCATCATCAAAAATCACGGCGGCATTATCAACGCTTACAGTGAGAAAGGCCAAGGCGCCGTTTTTAGCATATACCTGCCGGCTTCGGAAAAGAAAGTTGTCAAAGAAAAGGAGCTGCCGCAAGAAATACTCAAAGGCGATGAAACGATTCTTTTGGTTGATGATGAAAAGATCATCATCGATGTCGCCAAAGAGCTGCTGAAGCGAATCGGCTATAAGGTTTTAATTGCCAAAAGCGGGAAAGCGGCGGTTGAGCTCTATGAAGCCAATACCGCTGAAATCGACATGGTCATCCTGGATATGATCATGCCGGAGATGGGCGGCGGGGAGACCTATGACCGTCTTAAAAAGATCAACCCCGATGTAAAGGTCCTGCTTTCAAGCGGCTACAGCATCGACGGTCAGGCCACTGAAATCCTGAAAAGGGGTTGCAGCGGTTTTATCCAGAAACCATTCCGCATGAAAGATCTGTCACACAAGCTAAGGGAGATTTTGGACAGCAGCTAA